From a region of the Lactuca sativa cultivar Salinas chromosome 4, Lsat_Salinas_v11, whole genome shotgun sequence genome:
- the LOC111892159 gene encoding kirola: MPLSGMLVKQVTIKSDGDVFHEILRSRPHHISEMSPDSIKGVDLHEGEWGVVGSVINVDFIHDGKAKVAKEVIEAIDEEKKLVCYKVIGGDILEAYKTFLLTVQVETKEEENLVTWTFHYEKLNDNVDDPNSLMDFCLAVTKDIEKHHL; this comes from the exons ATGCCTCTGAGTGGTATGCTGGTTAAACAAGTTACCATCAAATCAGATGGGGATGTGTTTCATGAAATATTAAGAAGCAGGCCACACCATATATCAGAAATGAGCCCTGATTCCATAAAAGGTGTTGATTTACATGAAGGTGAATGGGGTGTTGTTGGATCAGTCATTAATGTTGACTTTATCCATG ATGGGAAGGCAAAAGTGGCTAAAGAAGTGATTGAAGCAATCGACGAGGAGAAAAAGTTAGTGTGCTACAAGGTTATTGGGGGCGATATATTGGAGGCTTACAAGACCTTCTTGCTCACAGTTCAGGTGGAGACAAAGGAAGAAGAAAACTTGGTGACTTGGACTTTCCACTATGAGAAACTCAATGATAATGTTGATGACCCCAACAGTTTGATGGATTTCTGCCTTGCTGTTACCAAAGATATTGAGAAACATCACCTATAA
- the LOC122197534 gene encoding uncharacterized mitochondrial protein AtMg00810-like: protein MGKNVTYVAIYVDDIMITGNNDDEVTELKTFLDETFKIKDLGYLKLFLGMEVLYSDSGVILTQRKFANEVLKEFHCNGKASCPLPSNVKLLLNEGQPLNDKELYRRLIGKLNFLTNTRPDLAFTVQHLSQFMSNPCLPYIEAALHTPRYIIANPDQGLIFNKNDNFTLQAFCDSDWATCPHSRRIVSGFFIMLGGSPISWKSKKQVTISLSSAEAEYRSMRYVVESLLKPDFVLLCSETHDQQLPQEAATTNALAATIANGQAARNTRRLTSPVWAHFEIRKFDGLDTVECNYYGKKLSGKGKN, encoded by the exons ATGGGAAAAAATGTCACTTATGTTGCCATCTATGTGGATGACATAATGATTACGGGAAACAATGATGATGAAGTGACtgaattgaaaacttttcttGATGAAACGTTTAAAATCAAAGATTTGGGGTATCTTAAATTGTTTCTTGGAATGGAAGTTTTATATTCAGATTCAGGAGTAATTCTAACTCAAAGGAAGTTTGCTAATGAAGTATTGAAAGAATTTCACTGTAATGGGAAAGCttcttgtcctcttccttcaaATGTGAAGTTATTACTAAATGAAGGACAACCTTTGAATGATAAAGAACTTTATCGAAGGCTAATAGGCAAACTAAACTTCTTAACAAATACTAGACCAGATCTTGCATTCACTGTGCAACATCTTAGTCAATTCATGAGTAATCCTTGTCTTCCTTATATTGAAGCTGCACTACATACTCCTCGATATATTATTGCCAATCCTGATCAAGGtcttatttttaacaaaaatgacaattttacccttcaaGCCTTCTGTGACTCAGATTGGGCTACATGTCCACATTCAAGAAGAATTGTAAGTGGCTTCTTTATCATGCTAGGAGGAAGCCCAATTTCTTGGAAATCCAAGAAGCAAGTCACAATTTCACTATCATCTGCAGAAGCAGAGTATAGAAGCATGAGAT ATGTCGTTGAATCTTTACTTAAACCTGATTTTGTCTTGCTTTGTAGTGAGACTCACGATCAACAGCTTCCACAAGAGGCTGCTACAACTAATGCACTAGCTGCTACTATAGCCAATGGCCAAGCTGCTAGGAATACAAGGAGATTGACTTCTCCTGTTTGGGCTCATTTTGAAATACGAAAGTTTGATGGACTAGATACGGTTGAATGCAACTACTATGGGAAAAAGTTGAGTGGAAAAGGCAAGAATTGA
- the LOC122197535 gene encoding uncharacterized protein LOC122197535, with the protein MNEKIPKPDENDPNLDTWQRCNDMVIAWILEVLYGDIAKSVIYSSSSYEIWNELDACFGQSNGAKLYQLQKEFSDLSQGTSDLATYYTKLKKFWDELSALSFAPACTYGAMHKIQELEQNKKLIKFLMGINNDYSSTRGNILMMKPLPTVSQTYALLIQDENQREIHSASIFSMDFASMNAKFGNNFSKATNYESKKSIVCTHCKKSGHLVNKCYRLVGFPKEFKFTKGKSVAGNVSSTQTNNDNGYSQVY; encoded by the coding sequence ATGAATGAAAAAATCCCTAAACCAGATGAAAATGATCCTAATCTTGATACATGGCAACGTTGCAATGATATGGTGATAGCATGGATTCTTGAAGTCTTATATGGAGACATTGCAAAATCAGTCATATACTCATCTTCATCTTACGAGATCTGGAATGAACTTGATGCATGTTTTGGTCAATCAAATGGTGCAAAACTCTATCAATTGCAAAAGGAGTTCTCAGATTTGTCTCAAGGAACAAGTGATTTAGCCACATACTATACCAAACTCAAGAAGTTTTGGGATGAATTGAGTGCTTTATCATTTGCACCTGCGTGTACCTATGGAGCGATGCACAAAATTCAAGAACTCGAACAAAATAAAAAACTGATCAAATTTCTCATGGGGATCAATAACGATTATTCATCCACTAGAGGTAACATCCTTATGATGAAACCTCTTCCAACTGTCTCTCAAACTTATGCTCTCTTAATCCAAGATGAGAATCAAAGAGAAATACATTCCGCATCAATTTTCTCAATGGATTTTGCTTCCATGAATGCtaaatttggaaataatttttCTAAAGCTACAAACTATGAGAGCAAGAAATCTATAGTTTGTACTCACTGTAAAAAATCAGGACATCTAGTGAACAAGTGTTATCGACTTGTTGGATTCCCAAAGGAATTCAAATTCACAAAAGGAAAAAGTGTAGCTGGTAATGTTTCAAGCACTCAAACCAACAATGATAATGGATATTCTCAAGTTTATTAA